From a region of the Nitrospira sp. genome:
- a CDS encoding P-II family nitrogen regulator, whose amino-acid sequence MKLVEAVVKPFKLEEIKDALLEIGVQGMTVSEVKGFGRQKGHKETYRGQEYTIEFVPKVKIEVAVTDAQVPRVIEVISRAAKTGSIGDGKIFVQELSEVVRIRTGEAGETAL is encoded by the coding sequence ATGAAGCTGGTTGAGGCCGTCGTCAAACCGTTCAAGCTGGAAGAAATTAAGGATGCCCTGCTGGAAATCGGCGTGCAAGGCATGACGGTATCGGAAGTTAAAGGGTTTGGACGTCAAAAAGGTCATAAGGAAACGTATCGCGGGCAGGAATATACGATTGAATTTGTCCCCAAGGTCAAGATCGAAGTCGCGGTGACTGATGCACAAGTTCCACGAGTGATCGAGGTCATCAGCCGAGCTGCGAAGACGGGTAGCATTGGGGATGGGAAGATTTTCGTTCAGGAATTGAGCGAAGTCGTGCGCATTCGGACGGGAGAAGCTGGAGAAACGGCGCTGTGA
- a CDS encoding CBS domain-containing protein: protein MPKRVRTGLTRSDILDRYVERFKQQLVKFQPFLSRKRGSASLEDFDEAAEDLIAQVFGAASDESEAYFFTKTGESVLLPEEAQESGTFDVERAGLQQRRQVLESCLADLELRRRLQATRKGKGEDQTLVEEYMSHEVRSIHKEATIKQAGQVLQKYRIGSLIVDDGSRYVGIITESDLTRRAVAKGLDPNATSVATCMSRSLVTIEEDESLADARSLMKKHGIRHLPVTADATIIGVLSVSDLLRAFEAQRSV, encoded by the coding sequence ATGCCGAAACGAGTTCGAACGGGGTTGACGCGAAGCGATATTCTCGATCGATACGTCGAGCGGTTTAAGCAACAGCTCGTCAAATTCCAGCCCTTTCTCTCACGCAAACGCGGGTCGGCTTCACTCGAAGATTTCGACGAGGCGGCTGAAGATCTGATAGCCCAGGTGTTTGGGGCTGCATCCGACGAATCGGAGGCCTATTTTTTCACGAAAACTGGGGAATCCGTCCTCCTACCCGAAGAAGCGCAGGAAAGTGGAACCTTCGATGTCGAACGAGCGGGTCTTCAGCAGCGTCGACAAGTGCTGGAGAGCTGCTTGGCCGATCTCGAATTACGTCGTCGGTTGCAGGCCACGAGGAAGGGAAAGGGAGAAGATCAGACCCTAGTTGAAGAGTATATGTCGCACGAGGTTCGGAGCATCCATAAAGAAGCGACGATCAAACAAGCAGGACAAGTCTTGCAGAAGTATAGGATCGGCTCACTGATTGTTGACGATGGGTCCCGTTATGTCGGGATTATCACCGAGTCTGATTTGACCCGTAGGGCGGTCGCCAAGGGTCTCGATCCCAACGCAACAAGCGTGGCGACTTGTATGAGTCGATCCCTGGTTACGATTGAGGAAGATGAATCGTTAGCCGATGCACGCTCGCTCATGAAGAAACACGGCATCCGACATCTGCCCGTGACCGCTGATGCCACCATCATCGGCGTCCTCTCTGTTTCTGACCTCCTGCGGGCCTTCGAAGCGCAGCGATCTGTGTAA
- a CDS encoding GMC family oxidoreductase N-terminal domain-containing protein has protein sequence MTFTPSTYANFVSEDTAARERLFLEYIGWREDFDIIIVGSGIGGGVLADDLADRLGLQKRILVLEAGSFLYPTHVYNISRIPNSSLAKHFGCDTFWQTWHSGAQNYIGEKPQLNFGGRSIFWSGLIPSIQGWELDYFPSRVRQDLAGGLLDQAGQTMNESRSMGATAKDVVDRLRESSLNDDFIIEETPRALHQPYLKPDGTPKDDFFTEGTGVFNTAELLVNQVGLTPGVNHGDGPGLHLLLNHYVEDVQNHGSHLTIVARNTRTGQARFFTAGTVVLAAGSIESPKLLRRSSMFPWLPQNVKDLVGRGLTDHPTSNEITTFTTNIGNISLGQDDHAKIIFYSRGLRDSNNEIRFPFNVEMNLNHEYWHLRENDPQAAPSPQTGGAARIDIKFSFGNCLDENNEVKPAPPFGYVPEIAFRNQSWADYLAGSRFPALAGWQKNPEQIWDVLNQVTLRIFSQFQFNGQPVQPSDNARFGEGGKGFGWGTVHHAVGSLRMPYRPRLNAPFADHSVVDEDLRVIGTDRLYACDMSIMPLSSAANPVRTLVGLALRLSQHLG, from the coding sequence ATGACTTTCACCCCTTCAACCTACGCGAATTTCGTCTCGGAGGACACGGCCGCCCGGGAGCGCCTGTTCCTGGAGTACATCGGCTGGCGCGAAGACTTTGACATCATCATCGTTGGCTCAGGAATCGGCGGCGGGGTGCTCGCGGATGACTTGGCTGACCGACTCGGTTTGCAGAAGCGGATTCTTGTACTGGAGGCCGGATCGTTTCTCTACCCCACTCATGTGTACAACATCTCCCGTATCCCCAACAGCAGCTTAGCAAAGCACTTCGGCTGCGATACGTTCTGGCAGACCTGGCACAGCGGCGCGCAGAACTACATCGGCGAAAAGCCGCAACTCAACTTCGGCGGCCGGTCGATCTTTTGGTCCGGATTGATCCCGAGCATTCAGGGGTGGGAGCTGGACTACTTTCCGTCTCGGGTTCGACAAGACCTAGCGGGCGGGCTGTTGGATCAAGCCGGGCAGACGATGAATGAGTCGAGATCGATGGGAGCCACCGCCAAGGATGTGGTCGACCGGTTACGGGAGTCCTCGCTCAACGACGACTTTATCATCGAGGAAACGCCACGTGCCTTGCACCAACCTTATCTGAAACCTGATGGCACACCAAAGGACGACTTCTTCACCGAAGGAACCGGCGTCTTCAATACGGCCGAGCTCCTCGTAAACCAGGTCGGGCTGACACCAGGCGTGAACCACGGGGATGGGCCAGGTTTGCACCTGCTCCTCAACCATTATGTCGAAGATGTGCAGAATCACGGCAGCCATCTGACGATTGTTGCCCGCAATACTCGGACCGGCCAAGCCAGATTTTTCACGGCAGGGACGGTTGTGCTCGCTGCCGGGTCGATCGAAAGTCCAAAGCTACTCCGCCGCTCCAGCATGTTTCCGTGGTTGCCGCAGAACGTGAAGGACCTAGTGGGGCGTGGCCTCACGGATCATCCCACTTCGAACGAGATCACGACGTTCACCACGAACATCGGCAACATCTCGCTCGGACAGGATGACCACGCTAAGATCATCTTCTACTCGCGCGGTTTACGCGATTCCAATAACGAGATTCGTTTTCCCTTCAACGTTGAGATGAACCTCAACCACGAGTACTGGCACCTTCGGGAGAACGACCCTCAGGCGGCGCCCTCACCTCAGACCGGAGGAGCGGCTCGGATCGACATCAAGTTCAGCTTCGGGAACTGCCTGGACGAGAACAACGAGGTCAAGCCGGCCCCTCCATTCGGGTACGTTCCGGAGATCGCCTTTCGGAACCAGAGCTGGGCCGATTATTTAGCCGGGTCACGATTTCCCGCGTTGGCTGGGTGGCAAAAGAATCCAGAGCAGATCTGGGACGTGCTCAACCAGGTGACCTTGCGAATTTTCTCGCAGTTTCAGTTCAACGGCCAACCGGTTCAGCCGTCCGACAATGCTCGGTTTGGAGAAGGAGGCAAGGGGTTTGGTTGGGGGACCGTCCACCATGCGGTCGGCAGCTTGCGAATGCCCTACCGACCGAGGCTCAACGCACCCTTTGCCGACCACTCGGTCGTGGACGAGGACCTACGTGTGATCGGAACGGACCGGCTCTATGCGTGCGACATGTCGATCATGCCGCTGAGCTCAGCAGCCAATCCGGTGCGCACCCTGGTCGGCCTCGCCCTCCGGCTCTCGCAACACCTTGGCTGA
- a CDS encoding HDOD domain-containing protein — protein MTSSGMATESAFIDRIRPRLHRKLRPLFNESSRCLPILQSTCQQILNHMGPQSSAASLAQVISRDHGLTCKVLQVANSIAYSPQQTIVSVPHAVSWLGLDTVRSLVAAAHLVEQLHHWPIRQQEFQTLIAKSLISATYASELGIAIGYPQPGQLFTNTLLYSIGDLAVAYEDPDLFLALQAISTKTKLPSECVLQETRLIGVPRLTLAQALAHMWKLPDELIELFRHAEELPMGRWQSEAQTYRGIIIGSIRLVEMLTGPAPRTAREEAKKMLQDGSGLSSGLFTDLTIRAMDRGRQLIRSMGLSIDSSDEPIPPPTGMNATSAIPHPSPKNQTVGSNQAVVPPKDEPAAPIQTKPLETLLAFQNSLQAAKDLNSLLGAYVQSLHQDAGFHRVGLALLNQSDSDLLVGKLVLGGTPPAHYLRSLSGSLSREHQFFLTVLKRVDPLLVPNFSDHKAETLKQDFLEVWKPTSAIVAPLRVGAKPIGLIYCDRSAGSQPMQSQDYQAFQLFFAQTTLGINRLAGIL, from the coding sequence ATGACTTCATCTGGCATGGCCACGGAATCAGCCTTTATCGACAGAATTCGCCCTCGTCTCCATCGCAAACTCAGGCCTCTCTTCAATGAATCCAGTCGCTGTCTTCCCATCTTACAGTCAACCTGCCAGCAAATCCTGAACCATATGGGGCCTCAGTCCAGCGCTGCGAGTCTGGCCCAAGTGATCAGCCGCGATCATGGACTCACGTGCAAAGTGCTGCAAGTGGCGAACAGCATCGCCTACAGCCCGCAGCAGACGATTGTGTCGGTCCCTCATGCCGTCAGTTGGCTCGGGCTCGACACGGTCCGCTCCCTCGTAGCGGCGGCTCATCTTGTCGAACAGCTGCACCATTGGCCGATTCGCCAGCAGGAGTTCCAAACCTTGATTGCCAAGTCTCTCATTTCAGCCACCTACGCCAGCGAACTAGGAATAGCCATTGGCTATCCACAGCCTGGGCAGTTGTTTACCAACACCCTCCTGTACTCGATCGGAGATTTGGCCGTTGCCTACGAAGACCCTGACCTCTTTCTCGCTCTTCAGGCCATTTCCACAAAAACCAAGCTCCCCTCGGAATGCGTGCTTCAAGAAACACGCCTGATCGGTGTACCTCGGCTGACCTTGGCGCAAGCCTTGGCCCACATGTGGAAACTACCGGATGAGTTGATCGAACTCTTCCGTCATGCCGAGGAACTGCCGATGGGACGCTGGCAAAGTGAGGCCCAGACTTACCGAGGAATCATCATTGGCTCCATTCGGTTGGTCGAGATGCTGACTGGTCCTGCCCCGCGGACGGCTCGGGAGGAAGCCAAGAAAATGCTCCAAGACGGAAGCGGACTCTCTTCCGGCCTCTTCACGGACCTAACGATACGGGCCATGGATCGGGGGCGTCAACTCATCCGCTCAATGGGATTGTCCATCGACTCCTCCGACGAACCCATACCACCACCAACCGGGATGAACGCCACAAGCGCAATCCCGCACCCATCCCCCAAGAACCAGACGGTAGGTAGCAACCAGGCAGTGGTGCCACCGAAAGATGAACCTGCTGCCCCCATTCAAACCAAGCCGCTTGAAACACTCCTCGCCTTTCAGAACTCGCTGCAAGCAGCGAAAGATCTCAACAGCCTACTCGGGGCATATGTCCAATCCCTCCATCAGGATGCCGGATTTCATCGTGTCGGCCTCGCGCTCCTGAACCAAAGCGATAGTGATCTGCTTGTCGGGAAATTGGTGCTCGGTGGGACCCCTCCGGCGCACTACCTCCGGTCCCTTTCAGGTTCACTCAGCCGCGAGCATCAGTTTTTCCTCACGGTTCTCAAGCGAGTCGATCCCCTCCTCGTTCCTAATTTTTCCGACCACAAGGCCGAGACTCTGAAGCAGGACTTTCTCGAAGTTTGGAAACCAACATCGGCGATCGTGGCGCCGTTGCGGGTTGGAGCGAAACCGATCGGGCTCATCTACTGTGACCGATCGGCAGGCAGTCAACCGATGCAGTCTCAGGACTATCAAGCCTTTCAACTGTTCTTCGCCCAAACAACCTTGGGCATCAACCGACTAGCCGGCATCCTATAG
- a CDS encoding transglycosylase SLT domain-containing protein, with protein MWLTACATIPHATSRTPALSSTTKAIGMATPRLAIKMGCSIHVQLAIIHQESRFRYNAKAPKDYLLGFIPWGRQSSAYGYAQVMKGTWNWYKKKTGNRRAHRDNFADVVDFIGWYGSMSATTLGISKWDARNQYLAYHEGHGGYQRQTYKRKRWLMAVAQKVERNAARYRAQLARCENNLHNKGWFSNF; from the coding sequence CTGTGGCTCACCGCCTGCGCCACGATTCCCCACGCAACATCACGAACTCCTGCGCTATCTTCTACGACAAAGGCAATTGGTATGGCCACGCCTCGTCTAGCTATAAAAATGGGGTGTTCCATCCACGTGCAGCTAGCCATCATTCATCAAGAATCGCGCTTTCGGTACAACGCAAAAGCTCCCAAGGATTATCTTCTTGGATTTATCCCGTGGGGACGCCAGTCGTCAGCCTATGGTTATGCCCAGGTCATGAAGGGAACCTGGAACTGGTACAAGAAGAAGACCGGCAACAGGCGCGCACACCGAGATAACTTTGCTGATGTCGTGGATTTTATCGGCTGGTACGGCAGCATGAGCGCCACAACACTGGGTATCAGCAAGTGGGATGCACGTAACCAATATCTGGCCTACCACGAAGGTCACGGTGGCTATCAACGTCAAACCTACAAGCGGAAACGTTGGCTCATGGCAGTGGCCCAAAAGGTCGAGCGTAACGCGGCTCGCTACCGCGCACAGTTGGCACGCTGTGAGAACAACCTCCATAACAAGGGATGGTTTTCGAACTTCTAA
- a CDS encoding M23 family metallopeptidase: MKRRHPILNRLRAHRGVDYAAPSRTPVKATGDGTVTYLGRKGGLGNAIILKHGGRYDTVYAHLSGYRKGLRTGQRVKQGQIIGYVGMTGLATGPHLHHYEFRVNGVHRNPLTVKVPKASGIPQTR, translated from the coding sequence GTGAAGCGTAGACACCCTATCCTCAACAGACTCCGTGCTCATCGGGGAGTGGACTATGCTGCGCCCAGCAGAACCCCTGTGAAGGCCACAGGCGACGGGACCGTCACCTATCTAGGGAGAAAAGGCGGATTGGGGAATGCCATCATTCTTAAACATGGTGGTCGGTATGATACGGTTTATGCGCACCTGTCCGGTTACAGGAAAGGGCTGAGAACCGGACAACGGGTCAAACAAGGGCAAATTATCGGCTATGTAGGGATGACCGGTCTTGCCACCGGCCCCCATCTTCACCATTATGAATTTCGCGTCAATGGCGTTCATCGGAATCCGCTGACCGTGAAGGTACCCAAGGCGAGTGGCATCCCGCAAACGCGATGA